The Methanomassiliicoccales archaeon genome has a window encoding:
- a CDS encoding NAD(P)/FAD-dependent oxidoreductase produces the protein MDDDIPEKGAILQRDKETFAIAPHIPGGIVSPEQLRKIADVAEKYNAKALKITSAERIAIVGIDPDDIDGAWSDLDMEPGAAIGLCVRSVRICPGTTFCKRGMQDSVGVGLKLDEKYHGMEMPQKLKMAVSGCPNCCAESKVRDIGLMGTKKGWKVFVGGSASGRARIGDQIAEDLSDEDAMKLVDRIIDFYIESGEKKRLGRFIETMGLEEFMKAVL, from the coding sequence ATGGATGATGATATTCCAGAAAAGGGGGCGATCCTCCAGAGGGACAAGGAGACCTTCGCAATTGCACCTCATATACCTGGGGGGATCGTGAGCCCAGAGCAGCTCAGGAAGATCGCTGACGTGGCCGAGAAGTACAACGCCAAGGCTCTGAAGATAACCTCTGCGGAGAGAATCGCTATCGTGGGTATCGACCCTGATGACATTGACGGTGCCTGGAGTGATCTGGACATGGAACCAGGAGCTGCCATTGGCCTTTGTGTCCGTAGCGTGAGAATATGTCCAGGGACGACCTTCTGCAAGAGAGGCATGCAGGATTCCGTGGGTGTCGGGTTGAAGTTGGATGAGAAGTATCACGGCATGGAGATGCCGCAGAAGCTAAAGATGGCGGTATCGGGGTGTCCCAACTGCTGCGCCGAGTCGAAGGTCCGCGACATCGGCCTGATGGGGACAAAGAAAGGTTGGAAGGTTTTCGTTGGCGGCTCAGCTTCTGGTAGAGCCAGAATAGGCGATCAGATCGCGGAAGATCTTTCGGATGAGGATGCCATGAAACTAGTGGACCGGATCATCGATTTCTACATTGAAAGTGGAGAGAAAAAACGTCTTGGTCGGTTCATAGAGACCATGGGGCTTGAGGAGTTCATGAAGGCCGTTCTCTGA
- a CDS encoding nitroreductase: MDVERAIETRRARRSLDGGSIDSNSIESLMKALRLSASCFNNQPWRVLLVDEEEPLEKVRGALSRGNLWATRAPLIMVITANPEDDCRLSDRRNYFLFDCGLAVGQMLLAATEMGIIAHPIAGYKPEIIREALSIPDEYVIIALVICGYPSDDTSLLSEKQLISEEVRPERKPFSEIFFHGEWENPLRL; encoded by the coding sequence ATGGATGTTGAGAGGGCAATAGAGACCAGAAGGGCTAGGAGATCTCTGGATGGAGGTTCAATAGACTCCAATTCAATTGAGTCTCTGATGAAGGCGTTGAGGCTTTCGGCCTCATGCTTCAACAATCAGCCATGGAGGGTGCTGCTCGTGGATGAAGAGGAACCATTGGAAAAGGTGCGAGGAGCACTCAGCAGGGGAAACCTCTGGGCAACAAGGGCACCTTTGATCATGGTGATCACTGCCAATCCCGAGGATGATTGCAGACTGTCAGACAGAAGAAATTACTTCCTTTTTGACTGTGGCCTCGCAGTTGGCCAGATGCTACTTGCCGCCACTGAGATGGGCATTATTGCCCATCCTATTGCTGGATATAAACCAGAGATAATCAGGGAAGCGCTATCGATCCCGGATGAGTATGTAATCATCGCCCTAGTGATATGTGGATACCCAAGCGATGATACTTCCCTTCTCTCAGAGAAACAATTGATTTCAGAAGAGGTCAGACCTGAGAGAAAGCCATTTAGTGAGATCTTCTTTCACGGAGAATGGGAAAATCCACTGAGACTATGA
- a CDS encoding amidohydrolase has translation MVLMIIDSHVHMYIRDMQPDSIVEAYLAPLKALEAIMDMGVEEEFIWPEFRADDNELIKGMDMAGVDKSIILPLDHGLVEKPKIDFEEMNQWVFERSEIHPDRLIPFVGIDPNRGARAIEFVEECVRKWDAKGVKVYPANGFYPQDENLDDFWTAMEDMELVVITHSGAAWGPLKEEYCHPAFYETVLERHPSLKIVIAHLGGKWRDESYDLLERYDNAFADCSALQGWLPSQPDMAMERLKEVAEKAPDKVFFGSDWPVFELSYTTKQWVEFVLENNWANEDVKEKLMHLNVRKILDI, from the coding sequence ATGGTCCTCATGATCATCGATTCCCACGTTCACATGTACATCAGGGACATGCAGCCAGATTCAATCGTCGAAGCCTATCTAGCTCCCCTCAAGGCACTTGAGGCGATAATGGACATGGGCGTGGAGGAGGAATTCATCTGGCCCGAGTTCAGAGCGGATGACAACGAGCTGATCAAGGGTATGGATATGGCGGGAGTTGATAAATCCATTATTCTCCCACTTGATCATGGCCTTGTGGAGAAACCCAAGATCGATTTTGAGGAGATGAATCAATGGGTATTCGAACGATCTGAGATTCACCCAGATAGACTCATTCCGTTTGTGGGCATAGACCCTAACCGGGGGGCAAGGGCAATAGAGTTCGTGGAGGAATGTGTTAGAAAGTGGGATGCAAAGGGGGTGAAGGTCTATCCTGCAAACGGCTTCTACCCTCAGGACGAGAATCTTGACGATTTCTGGACCGCCATGGAGGACATGGAACTTGTCGTGATAACACATTCAGGTGCTGCCTGGGGACCGTTGAAGGAAGAGTACTGCCATCCTGCGTTTTATGAGACTGTCCTTGAAAGGCATCCATCGCTTAAGATTGTGATTGCTCACTTGGGCGGAAAGTGGAGAGATGAATCTTACGATCTTCTTGAAAGGTATGACAACGCTTTCGCGGACTGCTCGGCCTTGCAAGGTTGGCTTCCCTCTCAGCCAGATATGGCAATGGAAAGGCTCAAAGAGGTTGCCGAGAAAGCGCCCGATAAGGTGTTCTTCGGGAGCGACTGGCCCGTGTTCGAGCTCTCCTATACTACGAAACAATGGGTGGAGTTCGTCCTTGAGAATAATTGGGCAAATGAAGACGTCAAGGAGAAGCTAATGCATTTGAATGTCCGCAAGATTCTGGACATTTGA